The genomic interval CAAGTATCTGTGCAGAACCCAGTTTGTAGGAGACCTCCTCTATCTCCGGGTAGTCCTCAAGGGTTTTCCTCTCTATTTGAAGTCCCTCAGTTTTTCCCTCCACCAGGGCGTTGTTGAGTTCCAGCATATCCCTCTCAAGCTCCTGCGCCTGAGCGTAATCAAGCCTTGCCCCTGAAATGGTCTCAAAGACCACAGAAAAGCCCACCGCAAGGACCACGATGGCAACCATAAGCTCAAGTAGGGTAAAGCCCTTACTTTTCTTCACCCTCTGGAACATCAAAAAGCCTCTCTATCCATTCTTTTCTCAAGGTTTGCCACTGCCACTGTTCTTTCA from Aquificaceae bacterium carries:
- a CDS encoding type II secretion system protein yields the protein MFQRVKKSKGFTLLELMVAIVVLAVGFSVVFETISGARLDYAQAQELERDMLELNNALVEGKTEGLQIERKTLEDYPEIEEVSYKLGSAQILVYQLRR